Proteins encoded within one genomic window of Flavobacterium oreochromis:
- a CDS encoding MBOAT family O-acyltransferase yields the protein MFFNSLEFTIFLPIVFLLYWFVFNKSKKSQNTLLIIASYYFYACWDWRFLFLLIFSTLLDYISGIKIETSNNQKKSKVWFWLSIVINLGFLGIFKYYNFFAESFADLCTKIGFQTHPYLLKLVLPVGISFYTFHGLSYVIDIYKKRIKAEYNFIDYSLFVSYFPLLVAGPIERATHLLPQVKIKRDFNFEKAKEGTFQIIWGLVKKVVIADSCSLYTNAIFDHANGMNSYSLILGAIYFAFQIYGDFSGYSDIALGTSKLFGIDLLKNFDFPYFSRDIAEFWRRWHISLSSWFRDYLYIPLGGSQGGKWMQVRNTFIIFLVSGFWHGANWTFIVWGLINAVYFLPLLLFNKNRNNVDSINFEWNLSGIKVLINMIITFALSTLAWIFFRAKSITDAYKYIYKLFTNGDLSVQYLDNERYSYELIPLISCFIIFEWFNRNKIEPISGKFVYLKLFILILALIALGVYSDYKEFIYFQF from the coding sequence ATGTTTTTTAACTCCTTAGAATTTACAATTTTTTTACCTATTGTTTTTTTACTCTATTGGTTTGTTTTTAATAAATCTAAAAAAAGTCAAAATACTTTATTGATTATAGCTAGTTATTACTTTTACGCATGTTGGGATTGGCGATTTTTATTTTTATTAATTTTTTCAACTCTTTTAGATTATATATCAGGTATAAAAATAGAGACTAGTAATAATCAAAAAAAATCTAAAGTTTGGTTTTGGCTAAGTATTGTGATAAACTTAGGTTTTTTAGGAATTTTTAAATATTATAATTTTTTTGCAGAGTCTTTCGCTGATTTATGTACTAAAATAGGATTTCAGACTCATCCTTATTTGTTAAAACTTGTATTACCTGTTGGTATTTCTTTTTATACCTTTCATGGTTTATCATATGTTATTGATATATATAAAAAGAGAATTAAAGCGGAATATAATTTTATTGATTATTCATTATTCGTTAGTTATTTTCCATTACTAGTTGCTGGTCCTATAGAAAGAGCTACACACCTACTTCCCCAAGTAAAAATAAAAAGAGACTTTAATTTTGAAAAGGCAAAAGAAGGAACTTTTCAAATTATATGGGGATTAGTAAAAAAAGTAGTAATTGCTGATTCCTGCTCATTGTATACAAATGCTATTTTTGATCATGCAAACGGAATGAATTCTTATTCTCTAATTTTAGGAGCTATTTACTTTGCTTTTCAAATATATGGGGACTTTAGTGGTTATTCAGATATAGCTTTAGGAACATCTAAATTATTTGGAATAGATTTATTAAAGAATTTTGACTTTCCTTATTTTTCTAGAGATATTGCTGAATTTTGGCGTCGTTGGCATATTTCTTTATCTTCTTGGTTTCGTGATTATTTATATATACCTCTAGGAGGAAGCCAAGGAGGTAAATGGATGCAGGTTCGTAATACTTTTATTATTTTTTTAGTTAGTGGATTTTGGCATGGTGCTAATTGGACATTTATTGTATGGGGACTTATAAATGCTGTTTATTTTTTACCACTATTACTATTTAATAAGAATAGAAATAATGTTGATAGTATTAATTTTGAGTGGAATTTATCAGGAATTAAAGTTTTAATTAATATGATTATAACTTTTGCTCTTTCTACTCTAGCATGGATATTTTTTAGAGCTAAATCTATAACAGATGCTTATAAGTATATCTATAAATTATTTACTAACGGAGATCTTTCTGTACAATACTTAGATAATGAACGTTATTCATATGAATTAATCCCCTTAATATCTTGTTTTATAATATTTGAATGGTTTAATAGGAATAAAATTGAACCTATTTCTGGAAAATTTGTTTATTTAAAATTATTTATTTTAATTCTAGCTTTAATTGCATTAGGTGTTTATTCTGATTATAAAGAGTTTATATATTTTCAATTCTAA
- a CDS encoding universal stress protein yields the protein MKTILVPTDFSDSANNASLFALELAKKNQAKVLLLHTYNLPIVDVQSGVLSANMVYSSVDLDEFELFKENNKKLNELAYSKGLEDVEISHKIVLGELNISINQCVKEENVDFVVMATSGDDDWFSKLMGSNTDSVILTTSVPTLVLPEGCSTNELKTMGFTTRFREKDKIAFIETIKLADKLGWSIKCLHITNSEDQVSEEIINLWKKEFESDKVSFVINKSDSVIDGIEYFIDNYEIDLLGMVTYKRDFFTELFTKRLTQKITHRVHIPILVFHA from the coding sequence ATGAAAACTATTTTAGTCCCTACCGATTTTTCAGATTCAGCTAATAACGCAAGTCTTTTTGCTTTAGAATTGGCTAAAAAAAATCAAGCAAAAGTCCTTTTATTACATACTTATAATTTACCTATAGTAGATGTACAATCAGGTGTATTAAGCGCAAATATGGTTTATTCTAGTGTGGACCTAGATGAATTTGAACTTTTTAAAGAAAATAATAAAAAATTAAATGAATTAGCTTATTCAAAAGGATTAGAAGATGTAGAAATAAGCCACAAAATTGTCCTAGGAGAATTGAATATAAGCATCAATCAATGTGTAAAAGAAGAAAATGTTGATTTTGTTGTAATGGCTACTTCTGGAGATGATGATTGGTTTTCTAAACTCATGGGGAGTAATACAGATTCTGTAATTTTAACTACAAGTGTACCAACCTTAGTCCTTCCTGAAGGATGTAGTACTAATGAATTGAAAACAATGGGATTTACTACACGATTCAGAGAAAAAGATAAAATAGCTTTTATAGAAACAATCAAATTAGCTGATAAATTAGGATGGTCTATTAAGTGTTTACATATTACAAATTCAGAAGATCAAGTATCAGAGGAAATAATAAATTTATGGAAAAAAGAATTTGAAAGTGATAAAGTTAGTTTTGTTATTAATAAATCCGACAGTGTAATAGATGGAATTGAATACTTTATTGATAATTATGAAATAGATTTATTAGGAATGGTTACTTATAAACGAGATTTTTTTACAGAATTATTTACAAAACGTTTAACTCAAAAAATAACACATAGAGTACATATTCCGATACTTGTCTTCCATGCTTAG
- a CDS encoding polysaccharide deacetylase family protein: MEKNKKNALVITFDDGYADNYLNALPLLEKYQIPATIFICSYNINSNEEFWWDRLANLYNQLPKKFINLKGKTVDKSQWSYKVLEKSVRDKNVFKIVENCKKIEELNNVNIELRESFRSLTTEELIELEKSSFIDIELHSHSHNHFSYLSFEEQKTDLIKNISELKKSLNNKKFKYFALPHGAYNSETLKVISEENLEGCLLANNYYSNYKNKFSKKINRILIPSITGHKLKKYLNKYIFDLF, from the coding sequence TTGGAAAAAAATAAAAAAAATGCTCTAGTTATTACATTTGATGATGGATATGCAGATAATTATTTAAATGCTTTACCTCTTTTAGAAAAATATCAGATACCAGCAACTATTTTTATTTGTTCTTATAATATAAATTCTAATGAAGAATTTTGGTGGGATAGATTAGCTAATCTTTATAATCAATTACCTAAAAAGTTTATTAATTTAAAAGGAAAAACAGTTGATAAAAGTCAATGGAGCTATAAAGTTTTAGAAAAAAGTGTTAGGGATAAAAATGTATTTAAAATAGTAGAGAATTGTAAAAAAATAGAAGAATTAAATAATGTTAATATTGAACTAAGAGAATCTTTTAGATCTTTAACAACTGAAGAATTAATAGAATTAGAAAAAAGTAGTTTTATTGACATTGAATTACATAGTCATTCACATAATCATTTTTCTTATTTATCATTTGAAGAACAAAAAACAGATTTGATTAAAAATATTTCTGAACTTAAGAAAAGTTTGAATAATAAAAAGTTTAAATATTTTGCTTTACCTCATGGAGCCTATAATTCAGAAACCTTAAAAGTTATTTCAGAAGAAAATTTAGAAGGATGTTTATTAGCTAATAATTATTATTCAAATTATAAAAATAAGTTTAGTAAAAAAATAAATAGGATATTAATACCTTCTATAACCGGTCATAAATTAAAAAAATATTTAAATAAATATATTTTTGATTTGTTTTAA